From the genome of Alosa alosa isolate M-15738 ecotype Scorff River chromosome 20, AALO_Geno_1.1, whole genome shotgun sequence, one region includes:
- the LOC125285286 gene encoding prolyl endopeptidase-like isoform X2, whose product MPFLENCAVRTQFHQRLTELYDYPKFSCPYKRGNRYFYFHNQGLQNQDVLYVQDSLDGTATVFFDPNTLSEDGTVALKMGCLSEECEFFAYGLSTSGSDWVTVRFIKADDLSPLPDVLERVKFSCLAWTHDAKGVFYNCYPPQDGKADGTETTSNLNQKLYYHVIGTSQSEDILVAEFPDNPKWHSGVTVSDDGRYALLSITEGCEPVNRLWYCDLQQLPNGIKGMLPWVKLVDNFEAQYSYVTNEGSLLTFRTNLEAPRYRLINIDLQKPDPAQWSTLIPEHPKDVLGFVACVNQRHLLVNYLHDVKDVLQLRELSSGELIRDLPLDVGTVVGISCKKKHSDFFYKFTSFTTPGIIFHCDLSQSPPEPRVFRRVEVKGIQQEDYQTTQVFYPSRDGIKIPMFLVHARGIIKKDGTNPVFLYGYGGFDHSIQPYYNSSYLLFVRHLGGIVAVANIRGGGEYGQTWHKGGTLGNKQNCFDDFQCAAEYLIQEGYSTSSRIAINGASNGGLLVAACVNQRPELFGCAVAEVGVMDMLKFHKFTIGHAWTTDYGCADKPEEFQWLIKYSPLHNLPPAPRDGPPYPAMLLLTADHDDRVVPLHTLKYVAALQHGVGRSPGQRQPLMVRVDTRSGHGAGKPTTKAIQEDADVYAFIAQVLGLSWKD is encoded by the exons ATGCCTTTCCTGGAGAATTGTGCTGTGCGAACACAATTCCACCAGCGCCTCACTGAACTCTACGACTACCCCAAATTCAGCTGCCCCTACAAGAGAGGGAACCG GTACTTCTACTTCCACAACCAGGGCCTGCAGAACCAGGATGTGCTGTATGTGCAGGACTCTCTGGACGGTACCGCCACGGTGTTCTTTGACCCAAACACCCTCTCTGAAGATGGAACTGTGGCCCTAAAGA TGGGGTGCCTCTCTGAAGAGTGCGAGTTCTTTGCGTACGGTCTGAGCACCAGCGGCTCCGACTGGGTGACGGTGCGCTTCATCAAGGCGGACGACCTGAGCCCACTGCCCGATGTGCTGGAGAGGGTCAAGTTCAGCTGCCTGGCCTGGACCCATGATGCAAAGGGTGTCTTTTACAACTGCTACCCTCCTCAGGATGGAAAGGCAGATG GCACAGAGACAACATCAAACCTCAACCAGAAGCTCTACTACCATGTAATAGGGACCAGCCAGTCTGAGGATATCCTGGTGGCAGAGTTTCCTGACAACCCAAAATGGCACAGTGGAGTAACG GTTTCTGATGATGGACGCTATGCTCTTCTGTCCATTACTGAAGGCTGTGAACCAGTCAACCGGCTATGGTATTGTGACCTACAGCAATTACCCAATGGAATCAAAG GGATGCTGCCTTGGGTTAAACTGGTGGATAACTTCGAGGCACAGTACTCGTACGTCACCAACGAGGGCAGCCTGCTCACCTTCCGCACCAACCTGGAGGCGCCGCGCTACCGGCTCATCAACATCGACCTCCAAAAGCCAGACCCGGCCCAGTGGAGCACCCTGATCCCCGAGCACCCCAAAGACGTCCTGG GGTTTGTGGCCTGTGTGAACCAGCGCCACCTCCTGGTGAACTATCTGCACGACGTGAAGGATGTGCTGCAGCTGAGAGAGTTGTCGTCAGGCGAGCTGATCCGAGACCTGCCCCTTGATGTGGGCACGGTGGTAGGCATCAGCTGTAAGAAGAAGCACTCTGACTTCTTCTATAAGTTCACCTCCTTCACCACGCCAG gGATCATCTTCCACTGTGACCTGAGCCAGTCTCCCCCAGAGCCACGGGTCTTCAGACGGGTGGAGGTGAAGGGAATCCAGCAGGAGGACTACCAGACCACACAG gtgttCTACCCAAGCAGAGATGGAATAAAGATCCCCATGTTCCTTGTTCATGCCCGTGGCATCATCAAGAAGGATGGGACAAACCCTGTCTTCCTCTATGGTTACGGAGGCTTTGATCACTCCATTCAGCCATACTACAA TTCTTCATACCTGTTGTTCGTCAGACACCTGGGCGGCATTGTGGCTGTGGCCAACATCCGCGGAGGGGGAGAGTATGGCCAGACCTGGCACAAAG gtggcaCGCTTGGAAACAAGCAGAACTGCTTCGATGACTTCCAGTGTGCTGCTGAGTATCTGATCCAGGAGGGATACAGCACATCCAGCCGCATAGCCATTAATGGAGCCTCCAATGGGGGACTGCTCGTGG CGGCATGTGTGAACCAGCGGCCGGAGCTGTTTGGCTGTGCCGTGGCTGAAGTTGGGGTCATGGACATGCTCAAGTTCCACAAGTTCACCATCGGCCATGCCTGGACCACTGACTATGGCTGTGCGGACAAGCCTGAGGAGTTCCAGTGGCTTATCAA GTACTCCCCTCTGCACAACCTCCCCCCTGCCCCACGCGACGGCCCTCCGTACCCGGCCATGCTGCTTCTGACCGCGGACCACGATGACCGCGTGGTGCCCCTGCACACGCTCAAATACGTGGCGGCGCTGCAGCACGGCGTGGGACGCAGCCCCGGCCAGCGGCAGCCGCTGATGGTGCGCGTGGACACACGCAGCGGACACGGCGCCGGCAAGCCCACCACCAAGGCCATCCAGGAGGACGCCGACGTCTACGCCTTCATCGCCCAGGTGCTGGGCCTCAGCTGGAAGGACTGA
- the LOC125285286 gene encoding prolyl endopeptidase-like isoform X1: MAFQYPGARRDEEKVDDYHGVKICDPYAWLEDPDSEETKAFVEAQNQLTMPFLENCAVRTQFHQRLTELYDYPKFSCPYKRGNRYFYFHNQGLQNQDVLYVQDSLDGTATVFFDPNTLSEDGTVALKMGCLSEECEFFAYGLSTSGSDWVTVRFIKADDLSPLPDVLERVKFSCLAWTHDAKGVFYNCYPPQDGKADGTETTSNLNQKLYYHVIGTSQSEDILVAEFPDNPKWHSGVTVSDDGRYALLSITEGCEPVNRLWYCDLQQLPNGIKGMLPWVKLVDNFEAQYSYVTNEGSLLTFRTNLEAPRYRLINIDLQKPDPAQWSTLIPEHPKDVLGFVACVNQRHLLVNYLHDVKDVLQLRELSSGELIRDLPLDVGTVVGISCKKKHSDFFYKFTSFTTPGIIFHCDLSQSPPEPRVFRRVEVKGIQQEDYQTTQVFYPSRDGIKIPMFLVHARGIIKKDGTNPVFLYGYGGFDHSIQPYYNSSYLLFVRHLGGIVAVANIRGGGEYGQTWHKGGTLGNKQNCFDDFQCAAEYLIQEGYSTSSRIAINGASNGGLLVAACVNQRPELFGCAVAEVGVMDMLKFHKFTIGHAWTTDYGCADKPEEFQWLIKYSPLHNLPPAPRDGPPYPAMLLLTADHDDRVVPLHTLKYVAALQHGVGRSPGQRQPLMVRVDTRSGHGAGKPTTKAIQEDADVYAFIAQVLGLSWKD, translated from the exons ATGGCCTTCCAGTACCCTGGCGCAAGACGAGATGAGGAAAAG GTGGATGACTATCATGGCGTCAAGATCTGTGATCCTTATGCCTGGCTAGAGGACCCAGATAGTGAGGAAACCAAG GCTTTTGTGGAGGCACAGAATCAACTGACGATGCCTTTCCTGGAGAATTGTGCTGTGCGAACACAATTCCACCAGCGCCTCACTGAACTCTACGACTACCCCAAATTCAGCTGCCCCTACAAGAGAGGGAACCG GTACTTCTACTTCCACAACCAGGGCCTGCAGAACCAGGATGTGCTGTATGTGCAGGACTCTCTGGACGGTACCGCCACGGTGTTCTTTGACCCAAACACCCTCTCTGAAGATGGAACTGTGGCCCTAAAGA TGGGGTGCCTCTCTGAAGAGTGCGAGTTCTTTGCGTACGGTCTGAGCACCAGCGGCTCCGACTGGGTGACGGTGCGCTTCATCAAGGCGGACGACCTGAGCCCACTGCCCGATGTGCTGGAGAGGGTCAAGTTCAGCTGCCTGGCCTGGACCCATGATGCAAAGGGTGTCTTTTACAACTGCTACCCTCCTCAGGATGGAAAGGCAGATG GCACAGAGACAACATCAAACCTCAACCAGAAGCTCTACTACCATGTAATAGGGACCAGCCAGTCTGAGGATATCCTGGTGGCAGAGTTTCCTGACAACCCAAAATGGCACAGTGGAGTAACG GTTTCTGATGATGGACGCTATGCTCTTCTGTCCATTACTGAAGGCTGTGAACCAGTCAACCGGCTATGGTATTGTGACCTACAGCAATTACCCAATGGAATCAAAG GGATGCTGCCTTGGGTTAAACTGGTGGATAACTTCGAGGCACAGTACTCGTACGTCACCAACGAGGGCAGCCTGCTCACCTTCCGCACCAACCTGGAGGCGCCGCGCTACCGGCTCATCAACATCGACCTCCAAAAGCCAGACCCGGCCCAGTGGAGCACCCTGATCCCCGAGCACCCCAAAGACGTCCTGG GGTTTGTGGCCTGTGTGAACCAGCGCCACCTCCTGGTGAACTATCTGCACGACGTGAAGGATGTGCTGCAGCTGAGAGAGTTGTCGTCAGGCGAGCTGATCCGAGACCTGCCCCTTGATGTGGGCACGGTGGTAGGCATCAGCTGTAAGAAGAAGCACTCTGACTTCTTCTATAAGTTCACCTCCTTCACCACGCCAG gGATCATCTTCCACTGTGACCTGAGCCAGTCTCCCCCAGAGCCACGGGTCTTCAGACGGGTGGAGGTGAAGGGAATCCAGCAGGAGGACTACCAGACCACACAG gtgttCTACCCAAGCAGAGATGGAATAAAGATCCCCATGTTCCTTGTTCATGCCCGTGGCATCATCAAGAAGGATGGGACAAACCCTGTCTTCCTCTATGGTTACGGAGGCTTTGATCACTCCATTCAGCCATACTACAA TTCTTCATACCTGTTGTTCGTCAGACACCTGGGCGGCATTGTGGCTGTGGCCAACATCCGCGGAGGGGGAGAGTATGGCCAGACCTGGCACAAAG gtggcaCGCTTGGAAACAAGCAGAACTGCTTCGATGACTTCCAGTGTGCTGCTGAGTATCTGATCCAGGAGGGATACAGCACATCCAGCCGCATAGCCATTAATGGAGCCTCCAATGGGGGACTGCTCGTGG CGGCATGTGTGAACCAGCGGCCGGAGCTGTTTGGCTGTGCCGTGGCTGAAGTTGGGGTCATGGACATGCTCAAGTTCCACAAGTTCACCATCGGCCATGCCTGGACCACTGACTATGGCTGTGCGGACAAGCCTGAGGAGTTCCAGTGGCTTATCAA GTACTCCCCTCTGCACAACCTCCCCCCTGCCCCACGCGACGGCCCTCCGTACCCGGCCATGCTGCTTCTGACCGCGGACCACGATGACCGCGTGGTGCCCCTGCACACGCTCAAATACGTGGCGGCGCTGCAGCACGGCGTGGGACGCAGCCCCGGCCAGCGGCAGCCGCTGATGGTGCGCGTGGACACACGCAGCGGACACGGCGCCGGCAAGCCCACCACCAAGGCCATCCAGGAGGACGCCGACGTCTACGCCTTCATCGCCCAGGTGCTGGGCCTCAGCTGGAAGGACTGA